One genomic window of Kosmotoga olearia TBF 19.5.1 includes the following:
- a CDS encoding aminotransferase class V-fold PLP-dependent enzyme — MLSRNELNDLAKSIKRDFPIFEIHPGLVYLDNAATTQKPASVIERQSRFYDHSNANVHRAVHSLAEEATDLYEQARQRIASFINSRSEEVIFTRGTTESINLLAYSFAKSGMVKSFVVPTFEHHSNYVPWQQISKIFGIKFLPLRLDGLEVPLEKIKESLETLKDPFVFSMTGLTNALGKRTPFEEIVKLVHEHGGYFILDGAQLIPHEPFDFAGTGVDFLAFSGHKMLGPMGIGVLVGKEEILKRLPPFLYGGEMIDRVGMEDTSFAPLPYKFEAGTQNVAGAIVLATAIDYLEKFDREELKNHIQNLTDYAREKISSIDGLRIYSPSDSHGIISFAHDNIHSHDLAELLSRLSGVAVRSGHHCAQLQLKELGVVSLCRASFYIYNVFEDVDRLAEGIRKALRWFA, encoded by the coding sequence ATGTTATCCAGGAACGAATTGAATGATCTTGCGAAAAGCATAAAAAGAGATTTTCCTATATTTGAAATCCATCCGGGGCTTGTATATCTAGATAACGCTGCGACAACTCAAAAACCAGCCTCTGTAATAGAAAGACAAAGCAGGTTTTATGATCATTCTAACGCTAACGTGCACAGAGCTGTTCATTCCCTGGCCGAGGAGGCAACAGACCTGTATGAGCAAGCCAGACAAAGGATAGCCAGCTTCATAAATTCCAGGTCCGAAGAGGTTATCTTCACTCGAGGAACCACGGAATCTATTAATCTTCTTGCTTATTCTTTTGCTAAATCCGGGATGGTGAAGAGCTTTGTGGTTCCAACATTTGAACATCACAGTAATTATGTTCCATGGCAGCAGATCTCCAAGATATTTGGTATCAAGTTTTTACCCTTAAGATTGGATGGATTGGAAGTTCCGTTAGAAAAGATCAAAGAATCGCTAGAAACGTTGAAGGACCCTTTTGTCTTTTCTATGACGGGGTTAACGAATGCATTGGGCAAAAGGACCCCTTTCGAGGAAATCGTAAAACTCGTACATGAGCATGGCGGTTATTTTATTCTTGATGGTGCTCAGTTGATTCCACATGAGCCTTTTGATTTTGCCGGAACCGGGGTTGACTTTTTGGCTTTCTCCGGGCACAAGATGCTTGGGCCGATGGGGATTGGAGTCCTTGTGGGGAAAGAAGAGATACTCAAGCGATTGCCTCCATTTCTTTATGGTGGAGAAATGATCGATAGGGTAGGTATGGAAGATACCAGTTTCGCTCCTTTGCCGTACAAATTTGAGGCTGGTACGCAGAACGTTGCTGGCGCTATAGTTTTAGCAACAGCAATTGACTATCTTGAAAAATTTGATAGAGAAGAATTAAAGAACCACATTCAGAACCTTACCGATTATGCCAGAGAAAAAATCTCCTCTATAGACGGCCTCAGGATTTACAGTCCTTCTGATTCACATGGGATCATTAGTTTCGCTCATGATAATATCCATTCTCATGATCTCGCCGAACTTTTGAGCAGACTTTCCGGGGTTGCCGTAAGAAGTGGGCATCATTGTGCCCAACTTCAATTAAAGGAACTTGGGGTTGTCTCCCTTTGTAGAGCTTCTTTCTACATTTACAATGTTTTTGAAGATGTTGATAGGCTTGCGGAAGGGATAAGGAAAGCTTTGAGGTGGTTTGCATGA
- the sufU gene encoding Fe-S cluster assembly sulfur transfer protein SufU — MSVEDLYSEFILYHYKNSPYKGVLEDATNDEEGKNLSCGDQIHVYVKFNDNKIETISFDGHGCAISMASASIMAETLSGKSVEEARLIMEEFFKMLKGENHNLDILGDAAIFDNVKRFPMRVKCASLAWRTLERIIDEREQKKAGE; from the coding sequence ATGAGTGTAGAGGATCTTTATTCTGAATTTATTTTATATCATTACAAGAACTCACCTTACAAAGGTGTACTGGAAGACGCAACCAATGATGAAGAAGGGAAGAACCTTTCCTGTGGTGATCAGATACATGTTTATGTGAAGTTTAATGACAACAAAATTGAGACAATATCCTTTGATGGGCATGGTTGCGCCATAAGTATGGCATCGGCTTCAATAATGGCAGAAACCCTTTCGGGAAAATCAGTAGAAGAGGCCAGACTGATCATGGAGGAATTTTTTAAAATGCTGAAGGGAGAGAATCACAATTTAGATATTCTAGGAGATGCTGCTATCTTTGACAACGTGAAGAGGTTTCCAATGAGAGTTAAATGTGCTTCACTTGCCTGGAGAACATTAGAGAGAATAATTGACGAAAGGGAACAAAAAAAGGCCGGTGAATAA